One window of the Micromonas commoda chromosome 11, complete sequence genome contains the following:
- a CDS encoding histone acetyltransferase (Predicted homolog of the CREB-binding protein, a co-activator of transcription with histone acetyl-transferase activity. ChromDB ID: HAC20101) yields the protein MMMGNGGGSGNMMMANGAPVLRGAAANGATFMGGGMGNQQQQQQHQMMMMQQQQQMQMQQPPADQKPGGKQKKLTAAQQKKLAEQMKKQQQQQMMMMQQQQMQGGDGQGRDGKPMTEEEIKKAYIVKQQRWLLFLRHASKCQAAEGQCQYTPHCHVAKSLWEHVLKCTNSQCQYPRCLASRELLKHHQNCKDARCPVCGPVRSAMLKQRSQMLMQQQQQTGGPNAKRMRTDGQFMPVGPPVAQVKGSVGQKRPGGEGTSLMECFTPDEVRTHLASLRLSETANPVAKGQPMSARRRDAEAEKAIAGASESACQGCGVERLTFEPPPLYCYACVGRIKRGQVYYHIPPSATGGEVRKDAWCNGCYNAIQGHVELEGQKWPKNVLAKKKNDDDLEEPWVQCDYCNSWYHQICVLFNGRRNEGGEAPFTCPQCILSQLEKKERTPTTKRPSSQLPASILPQTKLSFFLEERLRKVLGRERQERAKLLGKPVDEVPHAEGLTIRVVSSVEKKLDTKSNFMRVFKDQKFPESFPYRSKVLLLFQKIEGVDVCLLGIYVQEYGSECPAPNTRRVYLSYLDSVKYFRPSGIQVATGEGCALRTYCYHQILIGYLQYVKQRGFTSCFIWACPPFQGEDYILYCHPKEQKTPKSDKLREWYLKMLRQAQKEGIVLSLGNLYDEFHLGNQNHDIASATELPYFDGDYFPGVAEDWIPGIEKEQAENAKKNKGKKPAPQSKTRGKKLPNAEVGDDLDVELAKKLGATIQNMRHDFIMAHLAHQCTQCRKCIADDNRWYDSTPSDKGTVFELCQECYDVESALPAHDKVLTKGRDLVCERVEALVEKTGDDVEEMQSEFFDTRQAFLSLCQGNHFQFDSLRRAKHTTMMVLYHLNNPSEPAFVATCNVCQRELEPGKGWRCETCPDYDICEECKISVGHEHALVRSGQRHSGAAGGMTEEDRRDRQAQIQRTMELLVHATTCKLANCGSPNCTKVKHLFKHAMSCTMKAGGGCQLCRKMWTLLQVHSKGCKATNCPVPRCRDLKEYRRRATEQIEERRREQYRMYINQQNAAMGR from the exons ATGATGATggggaacggcggcgggtctggGAACATGATGATGGCCAACGGCGCTCCGgtgcttcgcggcgcggcggcgaacggcgccacgttcatgggcggcggcatgggcaaccagcagcagcagcagcagcatcagatgatgatgatgcagcagcagcagcagatgcaGATGCAGCAGCCGCCCGCGGATCAGAAGCCCGGGGGGAAGCAAAAgaagctcaccgccgcgcagcagaagaagctcgccgagcagaTGAAGAAGCAGCAACAGCAGCAGATGATGAtgatgcagcagcagcagatgcaGGGGGGCGACGGTCAAGGGCGG GACGGCAAACCCATGACAGAGGAGGAGATCAAGAAGGCGTACATCGTCAAGCAGCAGCGATGGCTCCTCTTCCTCCGCCACGCGTCCAAGTgccaggcggcggagggccaGTGCCAGTACACTCCCCACTGCCACGTCGCAAAGTCGCTCTGGGAGCACGTCCTGAAGTGCACGAATTCCCAGTGCCAGTACCCGCGGTGCCTCGCCTCACGCGAACTCCTGAAGCATCACCAGAACTGCAAGGATGCCCGCTGCCCCGTGTGCGGCCCCGTGCGGTCCGCCATGCTCAAGCAGCGATCGCAGATGCTcatgcagcagcagcagcagacGGGCGGTCCCAACGCCAAGCGGATGCGAACCGACGGGCAGTTCATGCCCGTCggcccgcccgtcgcgcagGTCAAGGGCAGCGTCGGCCAGAAGCGtccgggcggcgagggtacCTCGCTGATGGAGTGCTTCACCCCCGACGAGGTTCGCACGCACCTCGCGTCTCTTCGCCTGTCGGAGACGGCTAACCCGGTGGCGAAGGGTCAGCCGATGAGCGCCAGGCGAAgagacgcggaggctgagaaggccatcgcgggcgcgtcggagaGCGCGTGCCAGGGCTGCGGCGTGGAGCGGCTCACGTttgagcccccgccgctgtACTGCTACGCGTGCGTGGGTCGGATCAAGCGCGGACAGGTGTATTACCACATCCCGCcatccgcgacgggcggcgaggttcgcaAGGATGCCTGGTGCAACGGGTGCTACAACGCGATCCAGGGGCACGTGGAGCTCGAGGGCCAGAAGTGGCCCAAGAACGTcctcgccaagaagaagaacgacgacgacctcgaggaACCCTGGGTGCAGTGCGACTACTGCAACAGCTGGTACCACCAGATTTGCGTGCTCTTCAACGGGCGGCGcaacgagggcggcgaggctccgTTCACGTGCCCGCAGTGCATCCTCTCGCAgctcgagaagaaggagcgcACGCCCACGACCAAGCGCCCGAGCTCGCAGCTCCCCGCCTCCATTCTGCCCCAGACAAAGCTCTCGTTcttcctcgaggagcgccttcGCAAGGTTCTGGGTCGCGAACGGCAGGAGCGGGCCAAGCTCCTCGGCAagcccgtcgacgaggtTCCCCACGCGGAGGGTCTCACCATTCGCGTCGTGTCCTCAGTGGAAAAGAAGCTGGACACCAAGTCCAATTTCATGCGCGTGTTCAAGGACCAGAAGTTCCCCGAGTCGTTCCCGTACAGATCCAAGGTTCTCCTGCTCTTCCAGAAGATTGAGGGCGTGGACGTGTGCCTCTTGGGCATCTACGTCCAAGAGTACGGCAGCGAGTGCCCGGCGCCCAACACCCGCCGCGTGTACCTCTCCTACCTCGACTCTGTCAAATACTTCAGGCCGTCCGGCATCCAGGTGGCCACCGGCGAGGGCTGCGCGCTTCGCACCTACTGCTACCACCAGATTCTCATCGGATACCTGCAGTACGTGAAGCAGCGTGGGTTCACCTCGTGTTTCATCTGGGCGTGCCCCCCATTCCAGGGCGAGGACTACATCCTCTACTGCCACCCCAAGGAGCAGAAGACGCCCAAGAGCGACAAGCTGCGCGAGTGGTACCTCAAGATGCTCCGGCAAGCGCAGAAGGAGGGGATCGTTCTCTCGCTGGGTAACCTGTACGACGAGTTTCACCTGGGGAACCAGAACCACgacatcgcgtcggcgactgaGCTTCCGTACTTTGACGGCGACTActtccccggcgtcgcggaggattGGATCCCGGGCATCGAGAAGGAGCAGGCTGAGAACGCGAAGAAGAACAAGGGCAAGAAACCCGCGCCGCAGAGCAAGACGCGCGGGAAGAAGCTGCCCAACgcggaggttggcgacgaccTGGACGTCGAGCTGGCCAAGAAGCTGGGCGCGACGATTCAGAACATGCGACACGACTTCATCatggcgcacctcgcgcaccAGTGCACCCAGTGCCGCAAGTgcatcgccgacgacaaCCGCTGGTACGACAGCACGCCGTCCGACAAGGGGACCGTGTTCGAGCTCTGCCAGGAGTGCTACGACGTCGAGTCTGCGCTTCCCGCGCACGACAAGGTTCTCACCAAGGGTCGCGACCTCGTGTGCGAGCGGGTGGAGGCGCTTGTCGAAAAGAcgggggacgacgtcgaggagatgCAGTCGGAGTTTTTCGACACCCGCCAGGCGTTCCTGTCCCTGTGCCAGGGCAACCACTTCCAGTTCGACTCGTTGCGCAGGGCGAAGCACACCACGATGATGGTGCTGTACCACCTGAACAACCCGAGCGAGCCGGCGTTTGTGGCGACGTGCAACGTGTGCCAGCGCGAGCTGGAGCCCGGGAAGGGGTGGCGGTGCGAGACGTGCCCGGATTACGACATCTGCGAGGAGTGCAAGATCTCGGTGGGCCACGAGCACGCGTTGGTGCGCAGCGGGCAGAGGCACAGCGGTGCGGCTGGCGGCATGACGGAGGAGGACAGGCGCGACCGCCAGGCGCAGATTCAGCGCACGATGGAGCTCCTGGtgcacgcgacgacgtgcaaGCTGGCCAACTGCGGCTCGCCCAACTGCACCAAGGTGAAGCACCTGTTCAAACACGCGATGTCGTGCACGATgaaggctggcggcgggtgccagctgtgccgcaAGATGTGGACGCTGCTGCAAGTGCACAGCAAGGGGTGCAAGGCGACCAACTGCCCGGTGCCTCGGTGCAGGGATCTCAAGGAGTATCGCaggagggcgacggagcAGATCGAGGAGCGCAGGCGCGAGCAGTACCGCATGTACATCAACCAGCagaacgccgcgatgggcCGTTAA
- a CDS encoding predicted protein produces the protein MPSPPSLVEISFETVLVNIQRIPSEALVGLPEDFILALFEGILARGMLNEAIFDTFEEVAQRGGNGRLEERIRELNIRRLPPLPKSTREWLRH, from the coding sequence ATGCCCTCGCCTCCGAGTCTCGTTGAGATCAGTTTCGAGACGGTCCTGGTCAATATCCAGAGGATCCCGAGCGAAGCGCTCGTCGGGCTGCCCGAAGACTTCATCCTCGCCTTGTTCGAAGGCATCTTGGCCCGGGGCATGCTGAATGAAGCGATATTCGACACATTCGAGGAGGTCGCGCAACGAGGAGGCAATGGACGTCTGGAAGAGAGGATCAGAGAGTTGAACATCAGGCGTCTGCCTCCTCTACCGAAGAGTACGCGTGAGTGGCTGAGGCACTGA
- a CDS encoding predicted protein: MSGYHDDEEEYEPYEEDEEYDEYEEEALAAAGRAVQIAPRAFSLADEGEDEEDEDEDEDEDDARMMPPPPPRAPRGPGVPSSSGRDYAAALAGRGTGRDEDESEEDEEDENEELFGDGEDLETYLKDAGPNSYNILADRRRKALRQRHEEEDAFNRELKVKGYENSQDLIDVTNADKLELLAKNPNYAMFFQGAGGTAPTAGPRGKIGRGKVRRGVRRTRRRVISAEAAKKLGEANLLFTQGEGQYTRAIELLTEVIRLIPNEPDAYATLGTIYSELKNDKKALDFLMISAHLEPGNKEKWNNLAEMSIRLNNPRQALYCLGQALRLDPDDHDNRWDQARLYVDIGEPKRALEQFQNLRERIPDNPEVAVELAKMHYQMGNPDLAESTLDELMAAHPTRADATLVNILAELKMDRREFNQTVSLIESSREHMRSLSARQREAEHAKMAGAAGAAAYNAAIDEGTDRDAAFDRAKAETAAKLAKEREANPTDIPLDLTTRLGMSLLYLGRFDEAYAQLEKIKEEDVESYDDLYMDAAETCWAVANLADVSVSQIDSHRLVTQAEFMWTKLLDVQKYDDEPMWSKIAECIRVRIERGDGSARTASAASLRSKAAEAVVKFYRTVLARHPDSIRAKIPLAEALIAAGGDEEAVEMLPAASDLDDLDKSVALRILDIHRQMGETGGDDDFLKYTLPLARQSLEEFKDKEEAKPAKAKAKKTKGGRKRKKAEKDDANDLFNLGPRGRRKAVRVEDDEGEDEEDDEGEDDEVKLQEELDDAAAALELGAEAEEDQIPEEDSFGIILQCASALHKARRNEEAYEMIEKCLAQAKSRGLSKTQVRDLNHVKALVCHALGARNVKGMKGEAAKAARHVALNNSTDADALNLYVRLAMDAGQRADCAKTFQSIVSMHDVHGVDSKKRVPALIMSGIVHSQQGAWATALADLMHAIALGPEESTAALSGGIAALQYSMKHIDVPEARHHWVLKAVAMLQHAGRLRVKQEGTRGMHEGDYNLARGLQQLGLNHLAVPLYERCLEKGADELQQECAQNLSLIYEQSGATALRDQVLRKYVNHDEA, encoded by the coding sequence ATGTCGGGTTatcacgacgacgaggaggagtacGAGCCGTacgaggaagacgaggagtacgacgagtacgaggaggaggcgctcgcaGCTGCTGGCCGCGCAGTCCAGATCGCGCCTCGTGCATTTTCGCTCGCCGATGAAGGGGAGGATgaagaggacgaggacgaggacgaggacgaggacgacgcgcgcatgatgccaccgccgcccccgcgcgcgcctcgcggacccggcgtccCCTCGTCCTCCGGCCGCGactacgccgccgcgttggccggTCGCGGgacgggacgcgacgaggacgaatccgaggaggacgaggaggacgagaacgaggagctcttcggcgacggcgaggacctcgagACCTACCTCAAGGACGCGGGCCCAAACAGCTACAACATCCTCGCCGACAGAAGGCGCAAGGCGCTCAGACAGAGgcacgaggaggaggacgcgttcAACCGCGAGCTGAAGGTCAAGGGCTACGAAAACTCCCAAGATCTCATCGACGTCACCAACGCGGACAAgctggagctcctcgcgaaAAACCCAAACTACGCCATGTTCTTTcagggcgcggggggcacggcgcccaccgcggggcCCCGAGGTAAGATCGGCAGGGGCAAGGTGCGGAGGGGCGTGAGACGAACGAGGCGCCGAGTCAtcagcgccgaggcggcgaagaaacTCGGCGAGGCGAACCTGCTCTTCACGCAGGGCGAGGGGCAGTACACGCGGGCGATCGAGCTGCTCACGGAGGTGATCCGGCTGATACCCAACGAGCCGGACGCGTACGCCACGCTGGGCACCATCTACTCCGAGCTCAAGAACGACAAGAAGGCGCTCGATTTCCTCATGATCTCAGCGCACCTCGAGCCGGGAAACAAGGAGAAGTGGAACAACCTGGCGGAGATGTCCATCCGCCTGAACAACCCGCGGCAGGCGCTCTACTGCCTCGGCCAGGCCTTGCGTCTGGACCCGGACGATCACGACAACCGGTGGGACCAGGCGCGGCTGTACGTGGACATCGGCGAGCCGAAGAGGGCGCTGGAGCAGTTTCAAAATCTTCGCGAGCGCATCCCGGACAACCCCGAGGTTGCCGTGGAACTCGCGAAGATGCACTACCAGATGGGCAACCCCGACCTCGCGGAGAGCACCCTGGACGAACTCATGGCCGCCCACCCGacacgcgcggacgccacgcTGGTGaacatcctcgccgagctgaaGATGGATCGCCGCGAATTCAACCAGACTGTTTCGTTGATCGAATCCAGCCGCGAGCACATGCGTTCGCTGAGCGCGCGTCAACGGGAGGCGGAGCACGCGAagatggcgggcgcggcgggcgcggcggcgtacaacgcggcgatcgacgaggGCACCGAcagggacgccgcgttcgacagGGCAAAGGCTGAGACGGCTGCCAAACTCGCAAAGGAACGGGAGGCCAACCCGACGGATATTCCCCTCGACCTGACCACGCGCCTGGGCATGTCCCTGCTGTACCTCGGGCGGTTCGACGAGGCGtacgcgcagctcgagaaGATCAAGGAAGAGGACGTGGAGTCGTACGATGACCTCTACATGGACGCGGCCGAGACGTGCTGGGCCGTGGCtaacctcgccgacgtctccGTCTCTCAGATTGATTCGCACAGGCTCGTGACGCAGGCGGAGTTCATGTGGACGAAACTCCTGGACGTCCAAAagtacgacgacgaacccATGTGGTCTAAGATCGCCGAGTGCATCCGCGTGAGGATcgagcggggcgacgggagcgcCCGGACGGCTTCCGCGGCTTCGCTCCGGAGCAAAGCCGCGGAGGCCGTCGTTAAATTTTACCGGACGGTTTTGGCTCGGCACCCGGACTCGATTCGAGCCAAGATTcccctcgcggaggcgctcatcgccgcgggcggggacgaagAAGCCGTCGAGATGTTACCGGCCGCTTCGGACCTCGACGATCTCGATAAGTCCGTCGCGCTGAGGATCCTGGACATTCACAGGCAAATGGGCGAaacgggcggcgacgacgattttCTCAAGTACACGCTGCCGCTGGCGAGGCAAAGTCTGGAGGAATTCAAGgacaaggaggaggccaagccggcgaaggccaaggccaagaagaCGAAGGGTGGGCGCAAGCGCAAGAAGGCTGAGAAGGATGACGCCAACGATCTCTTCAATCTCgggccgcgcgggaggaggaaggCTGTCCGTGtagaggacgacgagggcgaggacgaagaggacgacgagggcgaggacgacgaggtcaagctgcaggaggagctggacgatgccgccgcggcgctggaacTCGGCGCGGAAGCCGAGGAGGATCAGATCCCGGAGGAGGATTCGTTTGGCATCATTCTTCAGTGCGCCAGCGCGCTTCACAAGGCGAGACGAAACGAGGAGGCGTACGAGATGATCGAGAAGTGCCTAGCGCAGGCGAAGAGCCGCGGCCTGTCCAAGACGCAGGTTCGCGACCTGAACCACGTCAAGGCGCTGGTCTGCCACGCGCTGGGCGCCAGGAATGTCAAGGGAATGAAGGGGGaagcggcgaaggcggcgcggcacGTCGCGTTGAACAACTCAACCGACGCGGATGCCCTCAACCTCTACGTGCGGCTCGCTATGGACGCCGGGCAGCGGGCAGATTGCGCCAAGACGTTTCAATCCATCGTTTCCATGCACGACGTGCACGGGGTGGACAGCAAGAAGAGGGTCCCCGCTCTGATCATGTCGGGAATAGTGCACTCGCAGCAAGGGGCGTGGGCtacggcgctcgcggatctCATGCACGCCATCGCTCTCGGGCCGGAGGaatccaccgcggcgctgagcggaggcatcgccgcgctgcagtACTCCATGAAACACATCGATGTTCCCGAAGCGAGGCATCACTGGGTGCTCAAAGCCGTGGCGATGCTGCAACACGCGGGTAGGCTTCGCGTGAAACAGGAGGGGACACGTGGCATGCACGAGGGCGACTACAACCTCGCGAGGGGCCTGCAACAGCTCGGACTGAATCACCTCGCGGTGCCGCTGTACGAGCGATGCCTAGAGAAAGGCGCGGATGAGCTACAGCAGGAATGCGCGCAGAACCTGAGCCTGATTTACGAGCAAAGCGGGGCTACGGCGCTGAGGGACCAGGTTCTCCGAAAATACGTGAATCACGATGAAGCATAG